The Bradyrhizobium ottawaense genome window below encodes:
- a CDS encoding antibiotic biosynthesis monooxygenase family protein has product MIAVIFEVWPKPEHRQDYFDLAADLKPILQTIDGFISVERFESLTEKGKILSVSFWRDEAAVQAWRNTMEHRRTQAKGRAQIFADYHLRIASVVRDYGMNDREQAPKDSRAVHDAH; this is encoded by the coding sequence ATGATCGCCGTGATCTTCGAGGTCTGGCCGAAGCCGGAACACCGCCAGGACTATTTCGACCTCGCAGCCGATCTGAAGCCGATCCTGCAAACCATCGACGGCTTCATCTCGGTCGAGCGCTTCGAGAGCCTGACCGAGAAGGGCAAGATCCTGTCGGTGTCGTTCTGGCGGGACGAGGCGGCGGTGCAGGCCTGGCGCAACACGATGGAGCACCGCCGCACCCAGGCCAAGGGCCGGGCGCAGATCTTTGCCGATTATCATCTGCGCATCGCCAGCGTGGTCAGAGACTACGGCATGAATGATCGCGAGCAGGCGCCGAAGGACAGCCGGGCGGTGCACGACGCCCACTAA
- a CDS encoding Fic family protein, with protein sequence MISEERERRDSRALEPELITDPQEKAAAEARNGFRQYDAAIGVIQTALERGSFKLRPSLILGLQREALSGISSYAGNYRPGGVAIEGSKHEPVGANLVPELVEDMCDYVNDRWEASTPIHLGAYLMWRLNWIHPFADGNGRTSRIVSYVVLSIRAGALLPGTPTIPDQIVDNRKPYFDALDAADLAFRDGDRIDVSQMEDLLASLLANQLAEFYKSVGGKLPG encoded by the coding sequence ATGATAAGCGAAGAGCGTGAACGGCGCGATAGCCGTGCGCTCGAACCTGAGTTGATTACCGATCCTCAGGAAAAGGCTGCGGCCGAAGCTCGGAACGGGTTCCGTCAGTACGACGCAGCAATTGGCGTGATACAGACGGCTCTTGAGCGAGGCTCATTCAAGCTCCGTCCGTCACTCATCCTCGGTTTGCAGCGAGAAGCTTTATCGGGCATCAGCTCTTACGCTGGCAACTATCGCCCCGGCGGCGTTGCCATCGAGGGAAGCAAGCATGAGCCCGTTGGTGCAAATCTGGTCCCCGAACTCGTTGAGGACATGTGCGACTACGTCAATGATCGGTGGGAGGCTAGCACGCCGATCCATCTCGGCGCCTATCTCATGTGGCGGCTGAATTGGATTCATCCGTTCGCGGACGGGAATGGTCGTACCTCCCGGATTGTCTCGTATGTCGTCCTTTCAATTCGTGCTGGTGCGCTTCTGCCGGGCACACCGACGATACCGGATCAAATTGTCGACAACCGAAAGCCCTATTTCGACGCGTTGGATGCGGCCGATTTAGCCTTTCGCGATGGAGATCGGATCGACGTCTCGCAGATGGAAGATTTATTGGCCTCACTGTTAGCGAACCAACTTGCGGAATTCTACAAGTCGGTTGGAGGTAAGCTACCTGGCTGA
- a CDS encoding EscU/YscU/HrcU family type III secretion system export apparatus switch protein has product MSDPSKLAIALHYEKGTNAPVVVAKGKGTIGEKIVEIAKAHDIPIEENEVLAGALSKVELGEEIPPDLYKAVAEVLVFVLRLSGRGR; this is encoded by the coding sequence ATGAGCGATCCGTCCAAGCTCGCCATCGCGCTGCATTACGAAAAGGGTACCAACGCGCCCGTCGTCGTCGCCAAGGGCAAGGGCACGATCGGCGAAAAGATCGTGGAGATCGCCAAGGCCCACGACATCCCGATCGAGGAAAACGAGGTTCTGGCCGGCGCGCTGTCCAAGGTCGAGCTCGGCGAGGAGATTCCGCCGGACCTCTACAAGGCCGTCGCCGAAGTGCTGGTGTTCGTGCTGCGGCTGTCGGGCCGGGGGCGGTAG
- a CDS encoding dienelactone hydrolase family protein: MATNWRATAVLMALCISSSLAACEAVAQSLPKEVATRAEIYPIPSLTLSDQQFLSGDAAAGKPVTVAAEFRVAQGSGKLPVVVLMHGSSGVGATTEAWVHAFNAMGISTFVIDGFTGRGLTVVGPNQALLGRLNLIVDIYRSLEILAKHPRVDPDRIVLMGFSRGGQATLYASLDRFNKLWNKSGIQFAAYIPFYPDCSTTYRSDDEIAPRPIRIFHGTPDDYNPVKSCKALVERLKVAGRDVVLTEYPDSAHGFDSGLLGANTVAVSANSQTVRNCRIKESDGGVLMNGDTNAPFTYKDACVELNPHVGGNPKTAAESRKAVEEFLQVLFKLG; encoded by the coding sequence ATGGCCACCAACTGGCGCGCTACAGCAGTGCTCATGGCGCTGTGCATTTCGAGTTCGTTAGCGGCCTGCGAAGCCGTCGCGCAATCCCTGCCCAAGGAAGTCGCCACCCGGGCCGAGATCTATCCGATCCCCTCGCTCACTCTCTCCGACCAGCAATTTCTCAGCGGTGATGCGGCGGCCGGCAAGCCAGTGACGGTGGCGGCCGAATTCCGCGTCGCGCAAGGCAGCGGAAAGCTCCCCGTCGTGGTGCTGATGCACGGCTCCAGCGGCGTCGGCGCCACCACGGAGGCCTGGGTGCACGCGTTCAACGCCATGGGCATCTCGACCTTCGTGATCGACGGATTCACCGGCCGCGGGCTGACGGTGGTGGGACCAAATCAGGCGCTGCTCGGCCGGCTCAATTTGATCGTCGACATCTACCGCTCGCTGGAAATTCTGGCAAAGCACCCGCGCGTCGATCCTGACCGCATCGTGCTGATGGGCTTTTCGCGCGGCGGACAGGCGACGCTCTATGCGAGCCTCGACCGCTTCAACAAGCTCTGGAACAAGTCCGGCATCCAGTTCGCCGCCTATATCCCGTTCTATCCGGATTGCTCGACGACGTATCGGAGCGACGACGAGATCGCCCCGCGTCCGATCCGCATCTTCCACGGCACGCCGGATGACTACAATCCCGTCAAGAGCTGCAAGGCTTTGGTCGAGCGGCTCAAAGTCGCGGGGCGCGACGTGGTGCTGACGGAATATCCTGATAGCGCGCACGGGTTCGACAGCGGTCTGCTCGGTGCCAACACGGTAGCCGTATCAGCCAATTCGCAGACCGTGCGCAATTGCCGGATCAAGGAAAGCGACGGCGGCGTGCTGATGAACGGCGATACCAATGCGCCCTTCACCTACAAGGATGCCTGCGTCGAGCTGAACCCGCATGTCGGCGGCAATCCGAAGACGGCCGCCGAGTCGCGCAAGGCGGTGGAGGAGTTTTTGCAGGTGTTGTTCAAATTGGGTTGA
- a CDS encoding NIPSNAP family protein codes for MSVTVFIRYQIDPFKRAQFEEYSKRWLTIIPKCGGDLIGYFMPHEGTNNIAFGLISFESLAAYEAYRARLRQDAEGMANFHFAEEHKFILAEERTFLRKVVL; via the coding sequence ATGTCCGTCACCGTCTTCATCCGCTATCAGATCGACCCGTTCAAGCGCGCGCAGTTCGAGGAATATTCGAAGCGCTGGCTCACCATCATCCCGAAATGCGGCGGTGACCTGATCGGTTATTTCATGCCGCATGAAGGCACCAACAACATCGCCTTCGGTCTGATCAGCTTCGAGAGTCTGGCCGCATACGAGGCCTATCGCGCGCGGCTGCGGCAGGACGCGGAAGGAATGGCGAATTTCCATTTCGCCGAGGAACACAAATTCATCCTCGCGGAAGAGCGCACCTTCCTGCGCAAGGTGGTATTGTAG
- a CDS encoding flagellar hook-length control protein FliK yields MPTPVTSILPVSAASPVADATTPDLVLQAGSVVDARVVSVMADNLVRIAIANLSMDVMSEVALTPGQNLQLAVSQNDGTIRLAVMNGAGGAAPDQITLTPRAASLVESPPLAPSATTTRNTLTPLEQVAVTAASAEAATKQGSQAPLFANLASVVTASDLPAGLKQAVLDVLAQQTPLSPGLDGADVETAFQKSGLFFEASLAAGARPPAGTTPDLKAALLVLRQTLTTLETAAPQGAAIAAATTGTPQVATAPAQAAGEAAQSASASDPEFAQTPRNANLAAAVLADVAGNAQQAAMPRTMSAGLAASLLQEVTENLPRLTGNVPGSNKAVPDGHIFEAAARATPPPFRGALPSPQAIASPSLAPDTPLSATVHRLIDDTDAAIARQTLLQIASLPDRTDASGHRIDPAVPQWNFEIPFATPQGTAMAQFEISRDGAGESADAAKRAWRARFSLNVEPAGPVHALITLNGDKTFVRMWAERPATVQQLRAGIGELNQALTRAELNPGDILVREGTPPQPAPARAGHFLDRAT; encoded by the coding sequence ATGCCGACGCCGGTCACTTCCATCCTCCCCGTCAGTGCCGCCAGCCCCGTGGCTGATGCGACGACGCCGGACCTCGTGCTGCAGGCCGGCAGCGTCGTCGATGCCAGGGTCGTCAGTGTGATGGCCGACAATCTGGTGCGGATCGCGATCGCCAACCTTTCGATGGACGTGATGTCGGAGGTGGCGCTGACGCCGGGGCAGAATCTCCAGCTGGCGGTCTCGCAGAACGACGGCACCATCAGGCTCGCCGTGATGAACGGGGCAGGGGGGGCAGCTCCCGATCAGATCACGCTGACGCCGCGTGCGGCTTCGCTGGTGGAAAGCCCGCCGCTGGCGCCATCCGCGACCACGACGCGCAACACGCTGACGCCATTGGAGCAGGTCGCCGTCACCGCGGCCTCGGCCGAGGCCGCCACAAAACAGGGCAGCCAGGCGCCGCTGTTCGCCAATCTGGCATCCGTCGTCACCGCCAGCGATTTGCCTGCGGGCTTGAAGCAGGCGGTGCTAGACGTGCTGGCGCAGCAGACGCCGCTCAGTCCCGGGCTCGATGGCGCCGATGTCGAAACCGCGTTCCAGAAATCCGGCTTGTTCTTCGAGGCTTCGCTGGCCGCCGGCGCGAGGCCGCCCGCCGGCACGACGCCCGACCTGAAGGCGGCGCTGCTGGTGCTGCGCCAGACGCTGACCACGCTCGAAACCGCCGCGCCACAGGGCGCGGCAATTGCGGCTGCGACGACGGGGACACCGCAGGTCGCCACCGCGCCTGCTCAGGCAGCAGGTGAGGCGGCGCAATCCGCGTCGGCTTCCGACCCCGAATTCGCGCAGACGCCGCGCAACGCCAATCTCGCGGCCGCCGTGCTGGCGGACGTTGCCGGCAACGCTCAGCAAGCCGCGATGCCGCGCACCATGTCCGCAGGGCTTGCCGCGAGCCTCCTGCAGGAGGTCACGGAAAACCTGCCGCGCCTGACCGGCAACGTGCCCGGCTCGAACAAGGCCGTGCCCGACGGCCATATCTTCGAAGCAGCCGCACGTGCGACGCCACCGCCGTTCCGCGGCGCATTGCCCTCGCCGCAGGCGATCGCCTCGCCCTCGCTCGCGCCGGACACGCCGCTCTCTGCAACCGTGCATCGCCTGATCGACGACACTGATGCGGCGATTGCGCGGCAGACATTGCTGCAAATCGCTTCGCTCCCGGATCGCACCGACGCCAGTGGCCACCGCATCGACCCGGCCGTGCCGCAGTGGAATTTCGAGATTCCCTTCGCAACGCCGCAGGGCACCGCGATGGCGCAGTTCGAGATCTCGCGCGATGGCGCTGGCGAATCCGCCGATGCCGCCAAGCGCGCCTGGCGCGCGCGCTTCTCGCTCAACGTCGAGCCGGCCGGCCCCGTGCACGCGCTGATCACGCTGAACGGCGACAAGACTTTCGTGCGGATGTGGGCGGAGCGGCCGGCGACGGTCCAGCAGCTCCGCGCCGGCATCGGTGAGCTCAATCAGGCGCTGACACGAGCCGAGCTCAATCCCGGTGACATTCTGGTCCGCGAGGGCACCCCGCCGCAGCCGGCACCAGCCCGGGCCGGCCACTTTCTGGATCGGGCGACATGA
- a CDS encoding twin-arginine translocation signal domain-containing protein: MERRNFLKLALGVTAGAAAFAATAQAAPLSPQPLSDPARTPQGNPDAHPAVTTSEEAAKLTPEQVHWHGRHRGWGRRHWGWRRRRWHRRHW; this comes from the coding sequence ATGGAGCGTCGAAACTTTTTGAAACTTGCACTGGGGGTGACGGCGGGCGCCGCCGCCTTCGCCGCGACCGCGCAGGCCGCGCCGCTGTCGCCGCAGCCGCTCAGTGATCCCGCGCGCACGCCGCAAGGCAATCCCGACGCTCATCCGGCCGTCACCACCAGCGAGGAAGCCGCCAAGCTGACGCCCGAACAGGTTCACTGGCATGGCCGCCACCGGGGCTGGGGCCGCCGTCATTGGGGCTGGCGTCGCCGCCGTTGGCATCGCCGTCACTGGTAA
- a CDS encoding winged helix-turn-helix domain-containing protein, with the protein MKSGPDIALVASLVGDPARANMLTALMNGRALTASELAQEAGITPQTASSHLAKLEAGGLVEPEKQGRHRYYRLTDDDVAGVLEGLAGLAARTGHMRVRTGPKDPALRRARICYDHLAGDLGVQMLDSLRERNLVRQKKQDIELTAEGERFLAKHLQISTGMLTHPRRPVCKACLDWSERRHHLAGTLGAAMMQRFAELKWAARDATPGSRVVNFTRTGEKQFAALFGDGKD; encoded by the coding sequence ATGAAATCAGGACCCGACATCGCCCTGGTCGCTTCGCTGGTCGGCGATCCCGCGCGCGCCAACATGCTCACCGCGCTGATGAACGGCCGCGCGCTCACGGCGAGCGAGCTGGCGCAGGAGGCCGGCATCACGCCGCAGACTGCGAGCTCGCATCTGGCCAAGCTCGAGGCCGGCGGGCTGGTCGAGCCGGAGAAGCAGGGCCGCCACCGCTACTATCGCCTCACCGACGACGACGTCGCCGGCGTACTCGAGGGCCTCGCAGGCCTGGCCGCGCGGACCGGCCACATGCGGGTGCGCACCGGGCCGAAGGACCCGGCGCTGCGGCGCGCGCGGATCTGCTACGACCACCTCGCCGGCGATCTCGGCGTGCAGATGCTGGATTCCCTGCGCGAGCGGAATCTGGTCAGGCAGAAAAAGCAGGACATCGAGCTGACGGCTGAGGGCGAACGCTTCCTCGCCAAGCATCTGCAGATCTCGACCGGCATGCTCACCCATCCGCGCCGCCCGGTGTGCAAGGCCTGCCTCGACTGGAGTGAGCGGCGGCATCACCTCGCCGGCACGCTGGGGGCCGCCATGATGCAGCGCTTCGCCGAGCTGAAATGGGCGGCGCGCGACGCCACGCCCGGCAGCCGCGTCGTCAACTTCACCCGCACCGGCGAGAAGCAGTTTGCCGCGCTTTTCGGCGACGGGAAGGACTGA
- a CDS encoding acyl-CoA carboxylase subunit beta yields MKHILDALEDRRAGAKLGGGEKRIEAQHARGKLTARERIELLLDKGSFEEFDMFVEHRSTEFGMEKNKVPGDGVVTGWGTVNGRKTFVFAKDFTVFGGSLSETHALKITKLQDMAMKARAPIIGLYDAGGARIQEGVAALAGYSYVFRRNVLASGVIPQISVIMGPCAGGDVYSPAMTDFIFMVKNTSYMFVTGPDVVKTVTNEVVTAEELGGASVHATRSSIADGAFENDVETLLQMRRLIDFLPSNNSDGVPEWPSFDDIGRVDMSLDTLIPDNPNKPYDMKELILKVVDEGDFFEIADMFAKNIVTGFGRIAGRTVGFVANQPMVLAGVLDSDASRKAARFVRFCDAFNIPIVTFVDVPGFLPGTAQEYGGLIKHGAKLLFAYSQCTVPLVTIITRKAYGGAFDVMASKEIGADMNYAWPTAQIAVMGAKGAVEIIFRSDIGDPDKIAARTKEYEDRFLSPFIAAERGYIDDVIMPHSTRKRIARALAMLKDKKVETPAKKHDNLPL; encoded by the coding sequence ATGAAACACATCCTGGACGCCCTTGAAGATCGTCGCGCCGGCGCAAAGCTCGGCGGCGGGGAGAAGCGCATCGAGGCGCAGCACGCCCGCGGCAAGCTGACCGCGCGTGAGCGAATCGAGCTGCTGCTCGACAAGGGGTCGTTCGAGGAATTCGACATGTTCGTCGAGCACCGCTCCACCGAGTTCGGCATGGAGAAGAACAAGGTGCCCGGCGACGGCGTCGTTACCGGGTGGGGCACCGTCAATGGCCGCAAGACGTTCGTGTTCGCGAAGGACTTCACGGTGTTCGGCGGTTCTCTCTCGGAGACGCACGCGCTGAAGATCACGAAACTCCAGGACATGGCGATGAAGGCGCGGGCGCCCATCATCGGCCTCTATGACGCGGGCGGCGCCCGCATCCAGGAAGGCGTCGCCGCGCTCGCCGGCTATTCCTACGTGTTCCGCCGCAACGTGCTCGCCTCCGGCGTGATCCCGCAGATCTCCGTCATCATGGGCCCCTGCGCCGGCGGCGACGTCTACTCGCCTGCGATGACGGACTTCATCTTCATGGTGAAGAACACCAGCTACATGTTCGTCACCGGCCCCGACGTGGTGAAGACCGTGACCAACGAGGTCGTCACCGCCGAAGAGCTGGGCGGTGCCTCGGTGCACGCCACGCGCTCCTCGATCGCCGACGGCGCCTTCGAGAACGACGTCGAGACGCTGCTGCAGATGCGTCGCCTGATCGACTTCCTGCCATCCAACAACAGCGACGGCGTGCCGGAATGGCCGAGCTTCGACGACATCGGCCGCGTCGACATGTCGCTCGACACGCTGATCCCCGACAATCCGAACAAGCCCTACGACATGAAGGAGCTGATTCTGAAGGTCGTGGACGAGGGCGACTTCTTCGAGATCGCGGACATGTTCGCCAAGAACATCGTCACCGGCTTTGGCCGCATCGCGGGCCGCACCGTCGGCTTCGTCGCCAACCAGCCGATGGTGCTGGCCGGCGTGCTCGACAGCGACGCCTCACGGAAAGCCGCGCGCTTCGTCCGCTTCTGCGACGCCTTCAACATCCCGATCGTCACTTTCGTGGACGTGCCGGGCTTCCTGCCGGGCACCGCGCAGGAATATGGCGGCCTGATCAAGCACGGCGCAAAGCTGCTGTTCGCCTATTCGCAGTGCACCGTGCCGCTGGTCACCATCATCACCCGCAAGGCCTATGGCGGCGCCTTCGACGTCATGGCGTCCAAGGAGATCGGCGCCGACATGAACTACGCCTGGCCGACCGCCCAGATCGCGGTGATGGGTGCCAAGGGCGCGGTCGAGATCATCTTCCGCTCCGACATCGGCGACCCCGACAAGATCGCCGCCCGCACCAAGGAATACGAAGACCGCTTCCTGTCACCCTTCATCGCCGCCGAGCGCGGCTACATCGACGACGTCATCATGCCCCACTCGACGCGCAAGCGGATCGCCCGCGCGCTGGCGATGCTGAAGGACAAGAAGGTCGAAACGCCCGCGAAGAAGCACGACAATTTGCCGTTGTGA
- a CDS encoding ATP12 family chaperone protein: MRELFEEAAGQPPPDPRESARASARTPQRKRFYKEASATEAEGGFAITLDGKPIRTPSGRQVVIPSRALADAVAAEWAAQGESIDPVTMPLTRIANSVVEGVVDKVELVSDDLAKYLESDLLFYRAGHPEGLVAREAAHWDPVLFWAADALGAHFILSEGVMHVKQPDEAVEAARAALPGDAWSVAALHVVTTLTGSALLALALAHGVRDAGQVWAAAHVDEDWNIDQWGVDEEAASRRATRLRDFEAAVAVLAAAKASAVEGP, translated from the coding sequence ATGCGCGAATTGTTCGAAGAAGCAGCAGGGCAGCCCCCGCCGGATCCGCGGGAATCTGCGCGCGCGTCCGCGCGCACGCCGCAGCGCAAGCGCTTCTACAAGGAGGCGAGCGCGACCGAAGCCGAGGGTGGTTTCGCCATCACGCTCGACGGCAAGCCGATCCGCACGCCCTCCGGCCGCCAGGTGGTGATTCCGTCGCGCGCGCTCGCCGATGCGGTGGCCGCGGAATGGGCGGCTCAGGGCGAGAGCATCGACCCCGTGACCATGCCGTTGACGCGGATCGCCAACAGCGTGGTCGAGGGCGTGGTCGATAAGGTCGAGCTGGTCAGCGACGACCTCGCGAAATATCTCGAGTCCGATTTGCTGTTCTATCGTGCCGGCCATCCCGAAGGGCTGGTCGCCCGCGAGGCCGCGCATTGGGATCCCGTGCTGTTCTGGGCCGCGGACGCGCTGGGCGCGCATTTCATCCTGTCCGAGGGCGTCATGCATGTGAAGCAGCCCGACGAGGCGGTCGAGGCCGCGCGCGCGGCGCTGCCGGGGGACGCCTGGTCGGTCGCCGCACTCCACGTGGTGACGACCCTGACCGGCTCGGCGCTGCTGGCGCTGGCGCTCGCTCATGGCGTGCGCGATGCCGGCCAGGTCTGGGCCGCCGCCCATGTCGATGAGGACTGGAACATCGACCAATGGGGCGTGGACGAGGAGGCCGCCAGCCGCCGGGCCACCCGTCTCAGGGATTTCGAGGCCGCCGTGGCGGTTCTGGCGGCGGCAAAGGCGTCCGCAGTCGAAGGTCCTTAA
- a CDS encoding DUF4260 domain-containing protein, which yields MDERMAETGAATGGVNILLRLEGLTLFIGMVMLYWAWDGSWLVFALLFFVPDLSFLAYLSDAKFGALVYNAAHSYMAPVSLLTLGFGLGSPLTLSIALIWLAHIGIDRALGYGLKYSAGFGFTHLGRIGRQKDA from the coding sequence ATGGATGAGAGAATGGCCGAGACCGGTGCGGCGACGGGCGGCGTCAACATCCTGTTGCGATTGGAGGGCCTCACCCTGTTTATCGGGATGGTGATGCTTTACTGGGCCTGGGACGGCTCCTGGCTGGTCTTTGCCCTGCTCTTCTTCGTCCCCGATCTCAGCTTCCTGGCATACCTGTCCGACGCCAAATTCGGCGCGCTGGTCTACAACGCTGCCCATAGCTACATGGCGCCGGTGTCGCTGCTGACGCTGGGCTTCGGCCTCGGCTCGCCGCTCACCTTGTCCATCGCCCTGATCTGGCTCGCCCATATCGGCATCGACCGGGCACTCGGCTATGGCCTGAAATATTCCGCAGGGTTCGGCTTCACCCATCTGGGCCGGATCGGGCGGCAAAAGGACGCCTGA
- the blaOXA gene encoding class D beta-lactamase, with the protein MTQWTSLLLTRRSTLGLLAASAILPQRALAHVAPPRNEIRDSLAKRFTDLGTSGTFVGYKVEDYLIVASDKERSGEGKLPASTFKIPNSLIALETGVVTDPDKDVFPWDGVKRPIEAWNKDHTLRSAIAVSAVPVYQEIARRIGQERMQKYVDEFDYGNRDIGGGIDQFWLTGNLRIDPVEQVDFVDRLRRRTLPVSKRSQDLVADILPVTKVGDSVIRAKSGLLGAERGEPSLGWMVGWAEKGEAHTVFALNMDCKEPRLVGERMTLTQACLAEIGAI; encoded by the coding sequence ATGACTCAATGGACATCGCTCTTGCTCACCCGCCGTTCCACCCTCGGCCTTCTCGCCGCATCTGCCATCCTGCCGCAGCGCGCGCTCGCCCATGTCGCGCCGCCGCGCAATGAGATCCGTGATAGCCTCGCAAAGCGCTTCACCGACCTCGGCACATCAGGCACCTTTGTCGGCTACAAGGTCGAGGACTATCTGATCGTCGCCAGTGACAAGGAGCGTTCGGGCGAGGGCAAGCTGCCGGCCTCGACCTTCAAGATCCCGAACTCGCTGATCGCGCTGGAGACTGGCGTCGTCACTGACCCCGACAAGGACGTGTTCCCCTGGGACGGTGTCAAGCGTCCGATCGAAGCCTGGAACAAGGATCACACGCTGCGCAGTGCGATCGCCGTGAGCGCGGTGCCGGTCTATCAGGAGATCGCGCGACGGATCGGGCAGGAGCGGATGCAGAAATATGTCGACGAGTTCGACTATGGCAACCGCGACATCGGCGGCGGCATCGACCAGTTCTGGCTCACCGGGAATTTACGCATCGATCCGGTCGAGCAGGTCGATTTCGTCGACCGGCTGCGGCGCCGCACGTTGCCGGTCAGCAAGCGCAGCCAGGATCTCGTCGCCGATATTCTGCCGGTGACCAAGGTCGGCGACAGCGTCATTCGCGCCAAGTCCGGACTGCTGGGGGCCGAACGCGGCGAGCCGTCGCTCGGCTGGATGGTGGGCTGGGCCGAGAAGGGCGAGGCGCACACGGTGTTCGCGCTCAACATGGATTGCAAGGAGCCGCGACTCGTCGGCGAGCGCATGACGCTGACGCAAGCCTGCCTTGCCGAGATCGGCGCGATCTAG
- a CDS encoding glutathione S-transferase family protein, producing the protein MADLTLTTFNWVPEPPRGFVRDLRVRWALEEAALPYRVASAPFDDRGAAHFAHQPFGQVPWLTDGDLSIFETGAILLHLGGLSAKLMPTDPRGRAETTEWVFAALNSVEMASLPWGMSKFMGHPTDTAAWKFVDDFLKLRLKHLEPVLAGREWLAGSFSVADILIADVLRVIGGFDGLADSPACRAYVARATARPAFAKAHADQMAHFAAADKARTGA; encoded by the coding sequence ATGGCCGACCTCACCCTGACCACCTTCAATTGGGTTCCCGAACCACCGCGAGGATTCGTGCGCGACCTTCGCGTGCGCTGGGCGCTCGAAGAGGCCGCGCTGCCCTATCGCGTCGCGAGCGCCCCGTTCGACGATCGCGGCGCCGCACATTTCGCGCACCAGCCGTTCGGCCAGGTGCCGTGGCTGACCGACGGCGACCTCTCGATCTTCGAGACCGGCGCGATCCTGCTGCATCTCGGCGGGCTCAGTGCGAAGCTGATGCCGACCGATCCGCGCGGCCGCGCCGAGACGACGGAATGGGTGTTCGCGGCACTCAATTCGGTGGAGATGGCGAGCCTGCCCTGGGGAATGTCGAAATTCATGGGCCATCCCACCGACACGGCTGCGTGGAAATTCGTCGACGACTTCCTCAAGCTTCGGCTCAAGCATCTCGAGCCGGTGCTGGCCGGCCGCGAATGGCTAGCCGGCTCCTTCTCCGTCGCCGACATCCTGATCGCGGACGTGCTGCGCGTCATCGGTGGTTTCGACGGGCTGGCGGACAGTCCTGCCTGCCGCGCTTACGTCGCGCGTGCGACGGCCCGACCGGCTTTCGCCAAGGCCCACGCGGATCAAATGGCGCATTTCGCCGCCGCGGATAAGGCACGCACCGGTGCGTAG
- a CDS encoding GCG_CRPN prefix-to-repeats domain-containing protein gives MKYLFAAAMLASAVVGFSEAASAAQGCGPGWYRGAYGGCRPMRGAVVVRPAPVVVAPPVVVVPRARVCPYGFRWYAGRCRPF, from the coding sequence ATGAAATACCTGTTCGCCGCCGCCATGCTCGCCAGCGCGGTTGTCGGTTTCAGCGAGGCCGCCAGCGCCGCGCAGGGTTGCGGCCCGGGTTGGTATCGTGGCGCCTACGGCGGCTGTCGCCCGATGCGCGGCGCGGTCGTTGTGCGCCCCGCCCCTGTAGTGGTCGCTCCGCCCGTCGTCGTCGTGCCGCGCGCGCGTGTTTGCCCCTATGGCTTCCGCTGGTACGCCGGCCGCTGCCGCCCGTTCTGA